From the Roseofilum capinflatum BLCC-M114 genome, one window contains:
- a CDS encoding DUF4114 domain-containing protein → MEPILTPSGVTGLEGEVGSGELEVDSLDEFEIPEEQQLEESGESEEQETSSTSEDSEIIDEIDDEDIEPLEFFYAETEGEAEPEPALEPDVEPDSELELELEVTTLVTDLDSETEAREEIESEPEPEPFTYNSTNGVFTVGETGKVNLDYLIDGGKYAKGEIGIFSLEGMEDYEGDAEAWERAAVRRALSNSTLGNLGIADGEEGAKFTGILDGELKDWNRGEYQFVDSFSMKPGEQFALVISAKTPIEQAFEAGKPLFFSNDTTYENFADVTGDGHTFTVEDWRDGDYNDVVFQVNGARGEAVTLDEVIDPEAEDWRNSEVGQQVLDYIAPVEFDSGVFTVDNSGEVGIDFLYDGGKWKGELAVFSLEGLEEINPNSGAFIEEAASRALSNSELGHVIISDRTEGARFDGVLGDEGQDWNSGDYRGVKTFAMNPGDRFGMMLLPKHSVSKLADNPALGGLGAPLFSMSSLNPEDAYHLGQLADVTGDGNTFVMEDWRVDHHGSDTDYNDLIFQVRGATANAVNLDEVINPEYDWRESDLGKGLLAYAKPYVTPETPELGEIIPEEVYEAIAEVRAQEALELAELEAEEEVEEAISPTPETPETPVASESVEPEVVETQEEAAPTPEAPEASELTATLPTTLINDLIKDLGQEFEGVDNQGKANLDNLDTDLSDIEAATQAKIDRLDGEFAEVLGELEDFTDQTNDNLSELEDELHQSRKQTGDKVTGISQTLSTNHQALVKQVAKLEGDIASSVRSAESDMNRAIADLDRQTEDVRQQIERKELGDREDEIKQQYQRLQQQKDKIVSDYQSQVRSLKSLKNQISSTAQSQLNALQTNSNQSISGAQNYLRSIQQELNSIEASYQQLEASQTQVAEQAQDRMDQLETLRNQEFQQSQNELETLTDEWNAWLDDANMQTEVWQKIFSDPEPWYNTQEPLPKAGTPLVGVIDTGFAPEVNTFSNSEVLLGKDWIENDFNPLLNPGEGNPHGTDIVEVIAGIDPESQLWLGRAVGSNEWSKSLIEFVDQVRETQQPNAVVNLSFDLTETDANGVVSTRYELTPLERSALTYAQQNNVLIVTAAGNQGDSLSALGQATKEFDNILVVGAAEDWERSAYSSYNDVEYDYYGKGVDLLAQGTAKNGASGTSVSTAKVTGAASLVWSANPDLNYTQVRDILKNTATDLNTPGWDAQTGLGLLNIPAAVYIAKEAEAQVYKPSNYELVTDILKSHDVPKVHWPEFYQFSYYETLQSQLTGVTWTNDLAIPTERATSEWAWHESHNIQEVGEHWRREYGYQLGRPNGEKARGDGNRITADHNSQLSGDELKYVRYWMVDDRKTNVVGIHGTIRVIREINHTLKAKWENIQHNQQKLASQFENLTEEYEEQKHKQEEKITQDREEIEKKEQKIKDLLDSGSDAQSEEIRQLKKEIEQLKKDLQEYTVQSQQELAELQTQIQEKAVELKEINEEIEVINQEAKRQNEQRVQESRQAAASYKKSFWEKVTDSVAGFIEDIGEGIKSTLDAIDVETVLDLLKRIPLVGTAVSALEGLYHLANGDWIEVLKAAIDGALDLTPAGSIISSTMIDIFVEVAWALKDKDYKGAISATLSNFNVNKTVADTLVNVAWSMKDGDWKSIFKAGLDGAGFENGDKFIDIAWDVIDGDYKGALGTGLTFAGFGQQKANTLIDIAWNMADNRYGKALKTGLNYAGFSNSNSLVDLAFDLKDGDYESALKTAFNASGLGAGKTWVDVAFDLKDGNYKSALETGLKTAGFSQYQDFIDTAWDLKEGNYKNAFIQALNAAGLENATALGQALFDDYSYPSDPEIPLAAIPAHHKGYEYLARSTAYEDGSISATPERALDNSSPGGNKLTVGERVNGGYTVDYVIDDRSTGFYAVGLIPDDPTQPPVLSVRGTGGSPTDEKYGTLIDVIEDTNPDGIGYGQFSAHQAEIQAWLAAQTQPVDLVGHSLGGALAQTIAAHFPTEVGEVVTFNSPGIDSDTAELFVTQGGNPNSATHYITSGDLVSMAGEKYLPGRAVLASYPNLNVFKKHSLSVLGSNAIQSENQASEVKLTALSVDELNSPSFGYGDRDYTLFRSILSLVSPPVATALATRGTTETSRQAIGSVLHGAIDTVENWIDVAKSIQSEDYLNALKESLGLTSFSLATEWGNMMEAIDQRKYIETLTQALTTTELPDGDDWLNLIGQIDNNQYTEALTTGFKLADFGATETWIDIAQHIEGGEYLDALSKGFEATGFTDATPWISMVRDVGNGNYLNALRTGFNLTDFEAGQSWVDMAWNIQEGNYLRALRTGFDLAGFDEGKHAINAGLALKNGDYFKAFTSGISMIDGVDDLVDALTYLKDGKVKEAIPSMIDAAKLLKVFL, encoded by the coding sequence TTGGAACCAATTCTTACACCCAGTGGTGTGACGGGTCTTGAGGGAGAAGTGGGCAGTGGGGAGTTGGAGGTTGACTCCTTGGATGAGTTTGAAATTCCTGAAGAGCAGCAGCTCGAAGAGTCGGGTGAATCTGAAGAGCAAGAGACGAGTAGCACCTCGGAAGACTCGGAAATTATCGATGAAATTGACGATGAAGACATTGAACCCTTGGAATTCTTTTATGCTGAGACTGAGGGAGAAGCAGAACCAGAGCCAGCTTTAGAGCCGGATGTAGAGCCGGATTCAGAGTTAGAACTAGAGCTGGAAGTGACCACTTTAGTTACCGATCTCGACTCGGAGACAGAAGCCAGAGAAGAAATTGAATCCGAACCAGAGCCTGAGCCATTTACCTATAATTCCACCAATGGTGTATTTACGGTGGGAGAGACGGGTAAGGTCAATCTGGATTATTTGATTGATGGTGGAAAATACGCAAAAGGTGAGATTGGCATCTTCAGTTTGGAGGGGATGGAAGACTATGAGGGAGATGCGGAAGCTTGGGAAAGGGCAGCCGTGCGTCGCGCTCTCAGTAATTCTACGCTAGGAAATTTAGGGATTGCTGATGGTGAGGAAGGCGCGAAATTTACGGGAATTTTGGACGGGGAACTGAAGGACTGGAATCGGGGTGAGTATCAGTTTGTGGATAGTTTCTCCATGAAACCAGGGGAGCAGTTTGCCTTGGTGATTTCTGCTAAAACTCCCATTGAACAAGCCTTTGAAGCGGGTAAACCCCTATTTTTCTCGAATGATACAACCTATGAGAATTTTGCCGATGTGACGGGAGATGGTCATACCTTTACAGTGGAAGACTGGAGGGATGGAGATTACAATGATGTGGTCTTTCAGGTTAATGGTGCGAGGGGAGAAGCGGTTACGTTAGATGAAGTTATCGATCCGGAAGCGGAAGATTGGCGCAACAGTGAGGTAGGACAGCAGGTACTTGACTATATCGCTCCGGTAGAGTTTGACTCTGGAGTATTTACGGTTGATAACAGTGGAGAAGTGGGGATTGATTTCCTCTATGACGGTGGGAAGTGGAAAGGAGAGTTAGCTGTATTTAGTTTAGAGGGATTGGAAGAGATTAATCCCAATTCTGGGGCGTTTATTGAAGAAGCTGCCTCTCGCGCTTTATCTAATTCAGAACTCGGTCATGTGATTATATCCGATCGCACTGAAGGAGCCAGATTTGATGGCGTTTTGGGCGATGAAGGACAAGATTGGAACAGTGGCGACTATCGCGGGGTGAAGACATTTGCGATGAATCCAGGCGATCGCTTTGGTATGATGTTACTCCCGAAACACTCGGTTAGTAAACTAGCAGATAATCCAGCCTTGGGAGGACTCGGTGCGCCTTTGTTCTCCATGTCGAGCTTAAACCCGGAAGATGCCTATCACCTGGGACAACTAGCGGATGTTACCGGAGATGGCAATACCTTTGTCATGGAAGATTGGCGAGTGGATCATCACGGTTCCGATACAGATTATAACGATTTGATTTTCCAAGTGCGCGGCGCAACAGCAAATGCGGTGAATTTGGATGAAGTGATTAATCCAGAGTATGATTGGCGCGAGTCGGATCTGGGTAAGGGGTTGTTGGCTTATGCGAAGCCTTATGTGACTCCAGAGACTCCAGAGCTTGGGGAAATTATCCCAGAAGAGGTGTATGAGGCGATCGCCGAAGTTCGTGCCCAAGAAGCCTTAGAGTTGGCGGAGTTGGAAGCAGAAGAGGAGGTAGAAGAGGCGATCTCGCCTACTCCAGAAACTCCAGAAACTCCAGTAGCATCCGAGTCAGTTGAACCGGAAGTGGTGGAGACTCAAGAAGAGGCCGCACCAACCCCAGAAGCTCCAGAAGCTTCCGAACTTACAGCAACACTCCCTACCACTTTAATTAACGACCTCATCAAAGACTTGGGCCAGGAATTTGAGGGTGTTGACAACCAAGGAAAAGCTAATTTAGACAATTTGGACACTGACTTGTCTGATATTGAAGCGGCTACTCAGGCAAAAATTGATCGGCTCGATGGTGAGTTTGCTGAGGTACTTGGAGAACTCGAGGACTTCACAGACCAAACTAATGACAATTTATCTGAGCTAGAAGATGAGCTTCATCAAAGTCGCAAGCAAACGGGCGATAAGGTTACTGGTATTTCTCAAACCTTATCAACCAATCATCAAGCATTGGTGAAGCAGGTGGCAAAGCTTGAGGGTGACATTGCTAGTTCGGTGCGATCGGCTGAATCAGACATGAATAGGGCGATCGCCGATCTCGATCGACAAACCGAGGATGTCAGACAACAGATCGAAAGAAAAGAATTGGGCGATCGCGAAGATGAAATTAAACAACAATATCAAAGATTGCAGCAGCAAAAAGATAAAATTGTCAGTGATTATCAAAGTCAAGTCAGATCGTTGAAGTCTCTGAAAAATCAGATTTCATCTACCGCCCAATCTCAATTGAATGCTCTCCAAACAAATTCCAACCAGTCGATTAGTGGGGCGCAAAATTATCTCAGATCGATCCAACAAGAACTCAATAGCATTGAAGCTTCCTATCAGCAGTTAGAAGCTTCTCAAACTCAAGTAGCAGAGCAAGCCCAAGATCGCATGGATCAATTAGAAACTCTGCGAAACCAAGAGTTTCAGCAGAGTCAGAATGAGCTAGAAACACTAACGGATGAATGGAATGCATGGCTCGATGATGCCAATATGCAAACAGAAGTTTGGCAGAAAATTTTTTCCGATCCAGAGCCATGGTATAACACTCAAGAGCCATTACCCAAAGCGGGTACACCATTAGTTGGAGTTATTGATACTGGATTTGCGCCAGAAGTCAATACATTTTCTAATTCCGAAGTTCTCCTCGGAAAAGACTGGATTGAAAATGACTTTAACCCCTTATTGAATCCGGGTGAAGGCAATCCTCACGGAACGGATATTGTCGAAGTTATTGCCGGTATCGATCCAGAATCTCAACTCTGGTTAGGACGCGCTGTTGGTTCTAATGAATGGTCAAAATCCCTGATTGAATTTGTCGATCAGGTGCGAGAGACACAACAGCCCAATGCTGTGGTTAACTTGAGTTTCGATTTGACGGAAACTGATGCGAATGGTGTCGTTAGCACTCGATACGAACTGACTCCTCTAGAACGGTCAGCGCTGACTTATGCTCAACAGAATAATGTCTTGATTGTCACCGCAGCAGGGAATCAAGGAGACTCTCTTTCCGCTTTGGGACAAGCAACGAAAGAATTCGATAATATCTTAGTTGTTGGTGCAGCAGAAGATTGGGAACGATCAGCATATTCTAGCTACAATGATGTTGAATATGATTACTATGGCAAAGGAGTCGATTTACTGGCTCAAGGAACTGCAAAAAATGGAGCCTCCGGAACTTCTGTTTCTACTGCCAAAGTAACGGGTGCTGCCTCATTAGTGTGGTCGGCTAATCCGGATCTCAATTATACTCAAGTTAGGGATATTCTCAAGAATACAGCAACCGATCTAAACACGCCAGGATGGGATGCTCAAACCGGTTTGGGACTGCTGAATATTCCCGCAGCCGTTTATATCGCCAAAGAAGCCGAAGCTCAAGTCTATAAACCCAGTAATTATGAGCTGGTTACAGATATCCTCAAGTCTCATGATGTGCCTAAAGTTCACTGGCCAGAATTTTACCAATTCAGCTATTATGAAACTCTCCAGTCTCAGTTAACTGGCGTTACTTGGACGAATGACCTCGCAATACCTACAGAACGAGCCACATCAGAATGGGCTTGGCATGAGTCACATAATATTCAAGAAGTTGGCGAGCATTGGAGGAGAGAATATGGTTATCAATTGGGTAGGCCTAATGGAGAAAAAGCCAGAGGAGATGGCAACCGAATTACCGCAGATCATAATAGTCAATTAAGCGGCGACGAACTTAAATATGTACGTTATTGGATGGTAGACGATCGCAAGACAAATGTTGTGGGAATACATGGCACTATTAGAGTGATAAGAGAAATCAATCACACTCTCAAGGCAAAATGGGAAAACATACAGCACAACCAACAGAAACTTGCTAGTCAATTTGAAAATCTGACAGAAGAATACGAAGAACAGAAACATAAACAGGAAGAGAAAATCACTCAAGATCGAGAAGAAATTGAGAAAAAAGAACAAAAAATTAAAGACTTGCTCGATAGTGGAAGTGATGCCCAATCTGAGGAAATTCGACAATTAAAAAAAGAAATCGAGCAACTGAAAAAAGATCTCCAAGAGTACACAGTTCAAAGTCAGCAGGAGCTGGCAGAGCTGCAAACGCAAATCCAGGAGAAAGCGGTTGAGTTGAAGGAGATTAATGAAGAAATTGAAGTCATTAACCAAGAAGCTAAACGCCAAAATGAGCAGCGTGTCCAGGAATCTCGGCAAGCAGCCGCCAGCTATAAGAAAAGCTTCTGGGAAAAAGTCACAGATAGTGTCGCTGGTTTTATTGAAGACATTGGAGAAGGTATTAAGAGTACCCTGGATGCCATTGATGTCGAGACTGTCCTAGATCTGCTCAAACGAATTCCCCTTGTCGGTACAGCAGTGAGTGCCTTAGAAGGCCTCTATCACTTAGCTAATGGAGACTGGATAGAAGTCTTAAAAGCGGCAATTGATGGAGCGCTCGATCTAACACCTGCTGGGTCTATTATCTCATCTACAATGATTGATATCTTCGTCGAGGTAGCGTGGGCACTCAAGGATAAAGACTATAAAGGTGCTATTTCTGCCACCTTGTCCAATTTTAACGTCAATAAGACTGTGGCAGATACATTAGTTAATGTCGCCTGGTCGATGAAAGATGGAGACTGGAAATCTATCTTCAAAGCCGGTTTAGATGGGGCAGGATTTGAGAATGGCGATAAATTTATCGATATCGCCTGGGATGTTATCGATGGAGACTATAAAGGGGCATTAGGAACCGGATTAACCTTTGCTGGATTTGGACAACAAAAAGCCAATACCCTGATTGATATTGCCTGGAATATGGCGGATAACCGCTACGGCAAAGCACTCAAAACCGGATTAAACTATGCTGGTTTCTCCAATAGCAATTCCTTAGTCGATCTTGCCTTTGACCTCAAAGATGGCGACTATGAAAGCGCCTTAAAAACGGCATTTAATGCCAGTGGATTGGGTGCAGGAAAAACCTGGGTAGATGTGGCCTTTGACTTAAAAGACGGAAACTATAAATCCGCCTTAGAAACAGGACTAAAAACGGCTGGATTCTCCCAATACCAAGACTTTATCGATACCGCTTGGGATTTAAAAGAGGGGAATTACAAAAACGCCTTCATTCAAGCCTTAAATGCCGCCGGACTAGAAAATGCGACTGCATTAGGTCAAGCTCTGTTTGATGACTATTCCTACCCCTCAGACCCAGAAATTCCCCTGGCAGCTATCCCTGCCCATCATAAAGGGTACGAATACTTAGCGCGCAGTACTGCCTATGAAGATGGTTCGATTTCTGCCACTCCAGAACGCGCCTTAGACAATAGCAGTCCTGGAGGCAATAAACTCACGGTTGGCGAGCGAGTGAACGGCGGTTATACCGTAGATTACGTGATTGACGATCGCTCCACTGGATTCTACGCTGTCGGTTTAATTCCCGACGATCCGACTCAACCTCCTGTCCTCTCGGTGCGCGGAACCGGAGGCAGTCCCACGGATGAGAAATATGGAACTCTGATTGATGTTATCGAAGATACGAACCCAGACGGAATCGGCTACGGTCAATTCAGCGCCCATCAAGCTGAAATCCAAGCCTGGTTAGCCGCCCAAACCCAACCCGTGGATCTCGTCGGTCACAGTCTCGGCGGTGCTTTGGCGCAAACCATCGCCGCCCATTTCCCCACGGAAGTCGGAGAAGTGGTCACGTTCAATTCTCCTGGAATTGACAGTGATACTGCCGAACTCTTTGTTACCCAAGGCGGAAATCCCAACAGCGCTACCCACTACATTACCTCCGGCGATCTCGTGTCGATGGCGGGCGAAAAATACCTACCAGGTCGGGCAGTTTTAGCTTCCTATCCCAACTTAAATGTCTTTAAGAAGCATAGTTTATCGGTTTTGGGTTCAAATGCCATTCAGTCGGAAAACCAAGCCTCTGAAGTCAAATTAACGGCGCTTTCGGTGGACGAACTGAACAGTCCAAGTTTTGGATATGGCGATCGCGACTACACCCTATTCCGGTCTATTCTTTCCCTCGTCTCTCCTCCTGTCGCCACTGCTCTAGCGACGCGAGGCACAACGGAAACCAGCCGTCAAGCGATCGGTAGCGTCCTTCACGGAGCCATTGATACCGTCGAAAACTGGATCGATGTCGCTAAATCTATTCAATCTGAAGACTACTTAAACGCTCTCAAGGAAAGCTTAGGTTTAACCTCATTCTCCTTGGCTACAGAATGGGGGAATATGATGGAAGCCATAGACCAGCGCAAGTATATCGAAACTCTCACCCAAGCCTTAACTACCACTGAATTACCCGATGGTGACGACTGGTTAAATCTGATTGGACAAATTGATAATAATCAGTACACTGAGGCGCTGACAACAGGATTTAAGTTAGCTGATTTCGGTGCAACTGAAACTTGGATTGACATTGCCCAACATATTGAAGGCGGTGAATATTTAGACGCGCTCTCCAAAGGCTTTGAGGCAACTGGATTTACCGATGCTACTCCCTGGATTAGTATGGTGCGAGATGTGGGAAATGGCAACTATCTCAACGCTCTGAGAACCGGATTTAATCTCACAGATTTTGAAGCGGGTCAATCCTGGGTCGATATGGCCTGGAATATCCAAGAAGGAAACTATCTCCGAGCCTTACGAACCGGCTTTGATCTCGCTGGCTTTGACGAAGGAAAACATGCCATCAACGCCGGTTTAGCCCTCAAAAACGGCGACTACTTCAAGGCCTTTACATCTGGTATATCGATGATTGATGGAGTCGATGACTTGGTAGACGCTCTCACCTATCTCAAAGATGGGAAGGTGAAAGAAGCCATTCCTTCCATGATCGATGCGGCGAAATTGCTTAAAGTATTCCTGTAG
- a CDS encoding peptidylprolyl isomerase, giving the protein MTVDNFITIDDTALSLEKSLGYLNDAGKLQPALVEIAKQYLLEQEIQAAGIGNPLTEQIEQFMIEFRVQQQLTTPEAFQQWLSEHGLNYATFKRQIQIRMKQDELKEHIVRDKVQEYFEQNQTNLDRIVFSRIVVETPEMAQSLYQQLQEPNVYFSQLAKQHSIVDDGKVGGAMTPMIRGQMPPEIREATLSAELGAILGPVQIEGRYCLLKVEEILPARLEGALKRDLQTHLFEEWIKEKLKAMQIKLNLEPKK; this is encoded by the coding sequence ATGACTGTCGATAACTTTATTACCATAGATGATACCGCTCTGTCTTTGGAGAAAAGTCTGGGCTACCTCAATGATGCCGGTAAACTGCAACCGGCTTTAGTCGAAATTGCCAAACAGTATCTCTTAGAACAAGAAATTCAAGCCGCAGGCATTGGCAACCCCTTAACTGAACAAATTGAACAATTCATGATTGAATTTCGGGTGCAACAACAACTCACAACTCCCGAAGCCTTTCAGCAGTGGTTATCAGAGCATGGCTTAAATTACGCCACATTCAAGCGGCAAATCCAGATACGGATGAAACAAGATGAACTCAAAGAACACATTGTGCGCGACAAAGTACAGGAGTATTTTGAGCAAAATCAAACCAACTTAGACCGGATCGTATTTTCGCGGATTGTCGTAGAAACTCCAGAAATGGCCCAAAGTCTGTATCAGCAGTTACAAGAACCGAATGTTTACTTTAGTCAACTGGCCAAGCAACATTCGATTGTTGATGACGGCAAAGTTGGGGGGGCAATGACTCCCATGATTCGCGGACAAATGCCGCCAGAAATCCGTGAAGCGACGCTCTCGGCTGAACTTGGGGCGATTTTAGGCCCAGTTCAGATTGAGGGACGCTATTGTTTGCTCAAAGTGGAGGAAATTTTGCCCGCACGCCTAGAAGGAGCGCTCAAGCGAGACTTGCAAACCCACCTGTTTGAGGAATGGATTAAGGAGAAACTGAAGGCGATGCAAATCAAGCTTAATCTTGAGCCAAAAAAATAA
- a CDS encoding phosphodiester glycosidase family protein: protein MIWQSKKLGKIALIIIALLLGIPGGIYGILLLSRPARTPLVEELFPGVTYTRLIRSTPRPLVIHQVKIDLSTAQMQPLVTPGDSQADGMEISARTTSEFVRELGVQLAINGSFFYPFEAKSPWQVYPESGDRVRISGQAIANGIEYSPVNGGWPVLCFLSSPRAVIPGSDACPPDTQQGIAGGTILIWDGEAVPLSSGSFYDDAYPRTAIGLDASGTQVFILVVDGRQRFYSEGMALPELQALFVELGVETALNLDGGGSTTLVVADPHLRVLNAPIHTRIPLRQRAVGNHLGFKD, encoded by the coding sequence ATGATTTGGCAATCTAAGAAACTGGGGAAAATCGCCTTAATAATCATCGCCCTGTTGCTGGGAATTCCTGGGGGAATTTATGGGATTTTATTACTCTCGCGTCCGGCTCGAACTCCCTTGGTCGAGGAACTGTTTCCGGGAGTGACCTATACTCGTTTGATTCGCTCAACCCCTCGTCCGTTGGTGATTCATCAAGTCAAAATTGATTTAAGTACGGCTCAAATGCAACCCTTGGTCACTCCAGGCGATTCGCAAGCTGATGGTATGGAAATTAGCGCTCGCACGACTTCGGAGTTTGTGCGGGAATTGGGGGTACAGTTGGCGATCAATGGCAGTTTTTTCTATCCGTTTGAGGCGAAGTCCCCTTGGCAAGTTTATCCTGAATCGGGCGATCGCGTGCGAATTTCTGGCCAGGCGATCGCCAATGGGATCGAATATTCCCCAGTCAATGGGGGTTGGCCGGTTCTGTGTTTCCTCTCTTCTCCTCGCGCAGTCATTCCCGGTAGCGATGCTTGTCCCCCAGATACGCAACAGGGAATTGCTGGAGGCACTATTTTAATTTGGGATGGGGAAGCGGTTCCCTTAAGTTCGGGGTCATTTTATGATGATGCTTATCCTCGGACGGCGATCGGATTGGATGCATCGGGAACTCAGGTGTTTATTCTGGTCGTAGATGGCCGTCAACGGTTTTATAGTGAGGGGATGGCTTTACCAGAATTACAAGCGCTGTTTGTGGAATTAGGAGTAGAAACGGCCTTAAATTTAGATGGCGGTGGATCAACCACTTTGGTGGTTGCCGATCCTCATCTTAGGGTTCTTAATGCACCCATTCACACTCGTATTCCCCTGCGTCAGCGTGCGGTGGGCAATCATTTGGGGTTTAAAGACTGA
- a CDS encoding addiction module protein, giving the protein MEQSLIDNVLQLSPSDKMRLLNVIYSSLENPNEAIDKIWYDEAERRLAAFESGRVKGIPAAEVLGYQ; this is encoded by the coding sequence ATGGAACAATCTTTGATTGATAATGTTTTACAACTGAGTCCTTCAGATAAAATGAGGCTCCTAAATGTTATCTACTCAAGTCTTGAGAACCCAAATGAGGCGATCGATAAAATTTGGTACGATGAAGCAGAGCGTAGACTAGCCGCTTTTGAGTCTGGAAGAGTTAAGGGCATTCCAGCAGCAGAAGTGCTGGGTTATCAATAA
- the ftsH3 gene encoding ATP-dependent zinc metalloprotease FtsH3, with amino-acid sequence MNKRWRNAGLYALLAIVVIALGTALFDQQPQPTQTWPYSQLIDEVETGQVERVNLSADRTRALVTAENGDKILVNLPNDPDLLNILTQNNVDISVLPPSDDGAWVRALSSLFIPILLVVGVFFLLRRAQSGPGSQAMNFGKSKARVQMEPQTQVTFGDVAGIEQAKLELTEVVDFLKNADRFTAVGAKIPKGVLLVGPPGTGKTLLAKAVAGEAGVPFFSISGSEFVEMFVGVGASRVRDLFEQAKANAPCIVFIDEIDAVGRQRGAGLGGGNDEREQTLNQLLTEMDGFEGNTGIIIIAATNRPDVLDAALMRPGRFDRQVVVDRPDYAGRLEILKVHSQGKTLSPDVDLDKIARRSPGFTGADLSNLLNEAAILAARRNLTEISMDEINDAIDRVLAGPEKKDRVMSEKRKELVAYHEAGHALVGALMPDYDPVQKISIIPRGRAGGLTWFTPSEDRMDSGLYSRSYLQNQMAVALGGRLAEEIVFGDEEVTTGASNDLQQVARVARQMVTRFGMSDRLGPVALGRQQGNMFLGRDIAAERDFSEETAAAIDDEVRNLVEQAYRRAKAVLVNNRAVLDQLAQMLVERETVDSEELQELLANSEVKMAAIA; translated from the coding sequence GTGAACAAACGATGGAGAAATGCGGGACTCTATGCTTTACTGGCGATCGTCGTCATTGCTCTGGGAACTGCGTTGTTTGACCAACAACCCCAACCCACCCAAACCTGGCCTTACAGTCAGTTGATTGACGAAGTAGAAACGGGACAGGTAGAGCGGGTAAACCTCAGTGCTGACCGTACCAGAGCGCTAGTAACCGCAGAAAATGGCGATAAAATTCTGGTCAACCTCCCCAACGATCCAGACTTACTCAACATTCTTACTCAAAATAATGTTGATATCTCAGTTTTACCCCCTAGCGATGATGGGGCTTGGGTGCGGGCCTTAAGTAGTCTGTTCATCCCCATTTTGCTGGTGGTTGGGGTGTTTTTCCTCCTCAGACGGGCCCAGAGTGGCCCGGGATCTCAGGCGATGAACTTTGGGAAGTCCAAGGCTAGAGTGCAAATGGAACCTCAAACTCAGGTGACCTTTGGCGATGTAGCTGGGATTGAACAAGCTAAATTAGAGTTAACGGAAGTTGTAGACTTCTTGAAAAATGCCGATCGCTTCACGGCAGTGGGCGCTAAAATCCCCAAAGGTGTCCTCTTAGTGGGCCCTCCTGGAACGGGTAAAACCCTGCTGGCTAAAGCGGTTGCGGGTGAAGCAGGCGTTCCCTTTTTCTCCATCTCTGGGTCTGAGTTTGTGGAAATGTTCGTTGGAGTCGGTGCTTCTCGCGTCCGCGACTTGTTTGAACAAGCTAAGGCCAATGCTCCCTGTATCGTGTTTATCGATGAAATTGATGCCGTTGGTCGTCAACGGGGTGCAGGTCTCGGTGGGGGAAATGATGAGCGGGAACAAACCCTAAACCAGCTCCTGACGGAAATGGATGGGTTTGAAGGCAATACGGGAATTATCATTATTGCAGCAACGAACCGTCCCGATGTGCTGGATGCGGCTTTGATGCGTCCCGGTCGCTTTGACCGTCAGGTGGTGGTAGACCGTCCGGACTATGCGGGACGCTTGGAAATTCTGAAGGTTCACTCTCAGGGTAAGACCCTATCGCCGGATGTGGATCTTGATAAAATTGCTCGTCGCTCTCCTGGGTTTACGGGGGCAGATCTGTCTAACCTGTTGAATGAAGCGGCGATTTTAGCAGCTCGTCGGAATTTAACTGAGATTTCCATGGATGAAATCAATGATGCCATTGACCGGGTTCTGGCTGGGCCGGAGAAGAAAGACCGGGTGATGAGCGAAAAACGGAAGGAGCTGGTTGCTTATCATGAGGCGGGCCATGCTTTGGTGGGCGCTCTGATGCCGGATTATGACCCAGTGCAGAAGATTAGTATTATTCCTCGCGGCCGTGCGGGAGGTTTGACTTGGTTTACGCCGAGTGAAGACCGCATGGATTCTGGATTATACAGCCGGTCTTATCTGCAAAATCAGATGGCGGTGGCTCTGGGTGGTCGTTTGGCTGAAGAGATTGTCTTTGGTGATGAAGAAGTGACTACTGGTGCGTCTAATGACTTGCAACAGGTGGCGCGAGTGGCGCGGCAAATGGTGACTCGGTTTGGGATGAGCGATCGCCTGGGCCCTGTGGCATTGGGTCGCCAGCAAGGGAATATGTTCCTGGGTCGCGATATTGCTGCCGAGCGGGACTTCTCGGAAGAAACGGCGGCGGCGATCGATGATGAGGTGCGGAACTTGGTCGAACAGGCCTATCGCCGTGCTAAGGCTGTGTTAGTCAATAACCGAGCTGTTCTTGACCAGTTGGCTCAAATGCTGGTGGAACGGGAAACTGTTGATTCTGAGGAACTGCAAGAGTTATTAGCTAACAGTGAAGTGAAAATGGCGGCGATCGCCTAA